From Candidatus Hydrogenedentota bacterium:
TGCTGAGCGTTCGACGAGAGAAGCATGGCGATAATAGAGGTCGTAACGACAGCCGATGCTGCCGCAAGGCTGGATGAACTCCTTTGGGTAGTTCTGTGGCAGCCCTTGGGCCTGCCGCGCGATATACGCCACACATTCGGCTTGGAGGGCGAGAAATTCGAGTTACTTGCTCAAGAAAATAGACAAGTGGTCGGAGGACTGGTTGCCGTATGGGCCGGAGCTACCGAAATTGAGCTTCGGCATCTTGCCGTCGCTTCTCATGCCCAAGGGCACGGCATCGGCCGCAGTCTTGTCACGGAATTCTACCGTATCGCCAAAGCCAAGAACTGCCGACGTATTCATACCATCGCTCGCAATACGTCCGGTGAGTTTTTCAGAACGCTTGGGTTTCAAACCGCTCCGGGTCAGGCACCAGAGCACCCCGTTTTCCTCGAACATGGCATTACATTCGAACTCATGGAAAAATTCATCGAATAAGGCACTCCAGCCGACTGCTCAACCGCTGTGCGGTCTCGCAGCGGCTGAGTTTTCAGATCAGGCTTCACAGGAGCACAGGTACAGAATGGATGATTTAATCATTGGTGCGGATCTCGGAGGCACGAAGCTTCTTTTCGTCTACGGTCAGCAGACCTTTCGCGTTGATACCGGCCCGAGCTTCTCGCCGGAAGATTTTGCCATGCAGCTCAAATCGTTCATCGCTGCCAGC
This genomic window contains:
- a CDS encoding GNAT family N-acetyltransferase, which encodes MAIIEVVTTADAAARLDELLWVVLWQPLGLPRDIRHTFGLEGEKFELLAQENRQVVGGLVAVWAGATEIELRHLAVASHAQGHGIGRSLVTEFYRIAKAKNCRRIHTIARNTSGEFFRTLGFQTAPGQAPEHPVFLEHGITFELMEKFIE